The Ornithinimicrobium sufpigmenti genome includes the window CGCGCGGGCGCTGGGCCAGACCTTGCCCGCCCACTGCCGAGCCAGCTCCGCCGGTGGCTGCGTGCAGCACCGGGGGTCGGGGCAGCGCGAGACGCGTCGCTGCGTCGTCTCCCGGCCTCTCATCCACCGCACCTGCTCGAAGGGCACCCCGAGGCTGACCGAGAAGACCCCCGCGGGGGTGTGCTCGGCGACGGCGGTGCACCAGAAGGTGCCGCGGCCGGTGTCGGTGTACTGGGCGTAGGCCGAGCCCACTGGCTGCTCGAAGACGACGCGGGCCGTCCAGGCACGGCATACCCGGGCCCCCTCGATCGCCCCGGAGGCGTCCATCGGGAAGCGCACGCCGTCGTTCTCGTAGGCCTTGTAGATCACACCGTCTGCGCTGATGCGCATGAAGTGCACCCGCAGGTCCAGGTGCCGCGTGGCCAGGTTGCAGAAGCGGTGGGCGGCGGTCTCGTAGGACACGCCGTAGGCGTCGCGGAGGTCCTCCAGGGCGATGTCCCGCTCTGCCTTGGCCCGTTGGAGGAAGGGCACCGCGGTCAGCTCGGGCACGAGCACGGCGGCCGCGAAGTAGTTGATCTCCACGCGCTGGGCGAGGAACTCGGCGTAGTCCCGTGGCGGCTCGTGCTCCAGCACGACGTGCGCCAGGGCCTGCAGCGCGGCGGCCCGGGTGTCATGAGCGCCGCGGGCCGGCAGGTAGATCCGCCGGTGCTCCAGGTCGGTGACCGTCCGGGTCGAGGCCGGGACGTCCGGGACGACCTGCAGCTCGAACCCGACGTGCCGGGCCATCCGGTTGACCGCCTCCCGCGTGATGGGTCCGTGACCGTGCTCGACTGCGCGGACCAGCTCGGCGGCCCGCGCCTCGATCTCCGGGAAGTAGTTGTCCGCCTCACGCATCAGTGCGCGCAGCTCCGCGTTGGCCAGGCGCGCGAACTCGGGCGTGGCCGCACGCTGCTGCTGCAAACCCACCACCGTCTCGTAGAGCCCCACCAACGCCTCGAGCGCGTCGTCCGGCAGGCCCGCGCCGGTGCGGACCGGAGGTATGCCGAGGGTCGCGAACCCCTCGGAGCGCTGGGCGCGCTCCCAGCGCACCTCCAGCGCGTCCCGGCGCGTCGGCGGCCCGCCGGACAGCAGCGCAGCGGTGTCCACCCCCAGCGCCGCAGCCAGCGCCCCGAGCGTCGACACCCGAGGCTCCCGACGGCCGTTCTCGATGAGCGACAGCGCGGATGGCGACAGGCCGACCTCGGTCGCCACGTCGGCCAGGGTCAGCCCGCGACGCCTGCGGTGGTGCCGGATGCGTCGCCCGACCGCCACGGGGTCGGCCTGGCCTGCCCGCGTCTCGTCCCCGACCCCCTCGAGGCGGGTGGAGGGGCGGAAGGGGAGAACCCGGGCGTGAGAACTCGTCATACCTGCACCTTAGCGAAAGAATCGACCTTCTTGACAGCACCTGGCCGCCCCAAGGCCCTCCAAGTGCGAGCAGACTCGTGGCATCAGCCCGCTTTACCCCTTCACCCCACGGGAGCCGACGATGACGACCACCACCCCAGGTACCGCCACCGAGCAGACCCCCTTCGCGCAGCAGGCTCAGGAGATCGAGCACGACTGGGCGAGCAACCCCAGATGGAACGGCGTCGAGCGCCGCTACACCGCCGAGGATGTCGTGCGGCTGCGCGGCTCTGTGGTCGAGGAGCACACCCTGGCCCGGCGGGGCGCCGAGCGCCTCTGGGAGGCCCTGCAGACCAAGCCCTTCACCCGCGCCCTGGGCGCATTGACCGGCAACCAGGCCGTGCAGATGGTCAAGGGCGGGCTGGAGGCCATCTACCTCTCCGGCTGGCAGGTGGCCGCCGACGCCAACCTGGCTGGCGAGACCTACCCCGACCAGAGCCTCTACCCCGCCAACTCGGTGCCGGCCGTGGTCCGCCGGATCAACAACGCGCTCAAGCGCGCCGACCAGATCGCGTGGATGAACGGCGAGACCGACGTCGACTACTTCGCGCCCATCGTCGCGGACGCCGAAGCCGGCTTCGGTGGTCCGCTCAACGTCTTCGAGCTGATGAAGTCGATGATCGCCGCCGGGGCCGCCGGCGTGCACTGGGAGGACCAGCTGGCCTCGGAGAAGAAGTGCGGCCACCTGGGCGGCAAGGTGCTGGTGCCGACCTCCCAGCACGTGCGCACCCTGAACTCCGCCCGCCTCGCGGCCGACGTGCTCGGGGTCCCCTCGATCGTCATCGCCCGCACCGACGCCCTGGCCGCGGACCTGCTGACCAGCGACGTGGACGAGATCGACCAGGAGTTCACCACCGGCGAGCGCACCCCCGAGGGCTTCTTCCGGGTCCGCAACGGCATCGAGCCGGTGCTGGCGCGGGCCAAGGCCTACGCGCCCTACGCCGACCTCATCTGGGTCGAGACCGGCACTCCGGACCTGGGCCTGGCGCGGGAGTTCGCCCAGGAGCTGCACAAGGACTTCCCGGGGCAGCAGCTGGCCTACAACTGCAGCCCCTCCTTCAACTGGAAGTCGGCGCTGTCCGACACCGAGATCGCCGAGTTCCAGGACAAGCTGGGCGAGCTGGGTTACGCCTTCCAGTTCATCACCCTGGCCGGCTTCCACTCCCTCAACCACGGCATGTTCCACCTGGCGCACGGGTACTCCCGCCGGGGCATGAGCGCCTACGTGGAGCTGCAGGAGGCCGAGTTCGCCGACGCCGAGCGCGGCTACACCGCCGTGCGGCACCAGGCGGAGGTCGGCACCGGCTACTTCGACGCCGTGAGCACCGCGGTCAACCCGGAGTCCTCCACCACCGCGCTGTCCGGCTCCACCGAGACCGAGCAGTTCCACCACTGACCGTCCGGCACCGCTCGACGGCACCCGGGACGCGTCATGGCCTGTCCCGGGTGCCGCGGCATACCCTGGGTTTCCACCCGGTGCCGGCGGCACGGCCCCCACGACGCACGCAGGACGAGGACACGATGGACCAGTACCCCACCGCACTGCTCGACGAGACCGCCGTCGAGGCGTTGCGCACGCTGGAGCGGGAGACGCGCACCGAGCTGCAGGCGCTCATCGCCGCCCGCAAGGACCTGTCGCGGACGATCCGCGAGGGTGCCGAGCTCGAGGTGCCGGCCGCGGCCAGCCACGCCCGCGACGACGACGCCTGGCGGGTGCGACCGCACCCGGCAGACCTGACCTACCGGCTCGTGGAGCTGGCCACCCCAGCTACCCCGGAGCACGCCAAGGGTGCCCTGGCCTCGGGGGCCGATGTGTGGGTGGCCGACCTGGAGGACATGCTCGTCCCGACCCAGGCGCGACTGGTGGAGGCCCACCGGGTCATCCAGGAGGTCGCGGCCACCCGGAGCGGCAACCCCGAACCCGGCGTTCCCACGCTCATGGTCCGCCCCCGCGGGCTGCACCTGCACGAGGCGCACTTGCCCGTCGACGACGCGCCGGCGAGCGCCGCGCTCATCGACACCTTCACCTTCCTGGCCCGGTGCGGGGCGACGCTGCAGGAGAACGGCACGGGCCCGTACCTCTACCTGCCCAAGCTGGAGACGGCGGCGGAGGCGCACTGGTGGGACCGCACCCTGACCCGGATGGAGGAGCTGCTCGGCCTACCCCAGGGCTGCACCCGCGTCAGCGTGCTCGTGGAGACGGTGCAGGCCGTCTACCAGCTGGAGGACATCGTCCACGAGCTGCGGGAGAGGGTGACCGGGCTGGCCGCCGGACGGTGGGACTACGTCTTCTCCCACCTGCGCACCTACGGCGACCGGCCCGATCACGTGCTGCCTGACCGGGACGCTTTCACGATGAACACCCGGTTCCTGCGGACCTACTCGGACGCGATCGTGCGGGTCTGCCGCCGCCGCGGCGTTCAGGCCATCGGCGGCCCGATCGCCCTGGCCGCCGGCGGCCCGTTCGACGAGTCGGTGTCGATGACCCATGCCCGGGTGCACCGTGACAAGGCCCGGGAGGCCGGCGAGGGCTTCGACGGCGCCTGGGTCCTGCACCCGGCGCTGGTGCCCGTGGCCCGCGCGCCGTTCGAGGAGCGCCACCGGCGCCGGGAGAAAGAAGACCTGCCCGAGCCGGACCGTCCCTCCGGGGCGATCGACCCGGCGGCCCTCCGGGACGTCAGCTCCCTGGCCGGCTCGGCCACCCTCACCGGGGTCCGCACCGCGCTGCGTTCCTCGCTGGCCTACCTGACCGCCTGGCTCGCCGGGGAGGGCACCGTCACCCTGGCTGGTCACGTCGAGGACTTCGGCACCGTGGAGCTGAACCGGATGCAGCTGTGGCAGTGGCTCCTGCACGGCACCCGCCTGGCCGAGGGACCGACGATGTCGGAGCGGCTGCTGGACCGGATGCTGGAGGACGAGGTCGCCCTGCTGCGCCGGCGCGGAGCCAAGGAGGACCTGCTGCGGCTGGCGGTCACCCTGCTCCGCGACTCGGTGGTCGTCGAGGAGCCGCCGGCCTTCCTGTACCAGCAGGCCTACGATGCCCTGCTGTCCGTGGAGCTGAACGGGGACGGCGACGTCGCGGTGGCGTGACCGGACGGCCTGAGCAGAGCCCGCTCTAGTAGAGGTGCCCGCGCAGGATCACCCGGTGCGGGTCGGCCATGGTCCGCACGTCCTCGCGCGGGTCGTCGCGGTAGACCACGATGTCGGCCGACTCGCCCTCGGCGATGCCGGGCCGGCCCAGCCACTCCCGCGCCGTCCAGGTGGCCGCCCCGATCGCCTCGAGGTTCGACATACCCGTCCTGGTCAGCGCCTCGACCTCCCGGGCCACCAGCCCGTGCGGCAGCTGACCACCGGCGTCGGTGCCCACGTAGACCGGGACCCCGGCCTCGCGCGCCTTGGCCACGGTCTCGTA containing:
- a CDS encoding XRE family transcriptional regulator; this translates as MTSSHARVLPFRPSTRLEGVGDETRAGQADPVAVGRRIRHHRRRRGLTLADVATEVGLSPSALSLIENGRREPRVSTLGALAAALGVDTAALLSGGPPTRRDALEVRWERAQRSEGFATLGIPPVRTGAGLPDDALEALVGLYETVVGLQQQRAATPEFARLANAELRALMREADNYFPEIEARAAELVRAVEHGHGPITREAVNRMARHVGFELQVVPDVPASTRTVTDLEHRRIYLPARGAHDTRAAALQALAHVVLEHEPPRDYAEFLAQRVEINYFAAAVLVPELTAVPFLQRAKAERDIALEDLRDAYGVSYETAAHRFCNLATRHLDLRVHFMRISADGVIYKAYENDGVRFPMDASGAIEGARVCRAWTARVVFEQPVGSAYAQYTDTGRGTFWCTAVAEHTPAGVFSVSLGVPFEQVRWMRGRETTQRRVSRCPDPRCCTQPPAELARQWAGKVWPSARAHSHLLAVMPPGVFPGVDDTEVLRFVAEQAPGWEGAEDLAQ
- the aceA gene encoding isocitrate lyase, translated to MTTTTPGTATEQTPFAQQAQEIEHDWASNPRWNGVERRYTAEDVVRLRGSVVEEHTLARRGAERLWEALQTKPFTRALGALTGNQAVQMVKGGLEAIYLSGWQVAADANLAGETYPDQSLYPANSVPAVVRRINNALKRADQIAWMNGETDVDYFAPIVADAEAGFGGPLNVFELMKSMIAAGAAGVHWEDQLASEKKCGHLGGKVLVPTSQHVRTLNSARLAADVLGVPSIVIARTDALAADLLTSDVDEIDQEFTTGERTPEGFFRVRNGIEPVLARAKAYAPYADLIWVETGTPDLGLAREFAQELHKDFPGQQLAYNCSPSFNWKSALSDTEIAEFQDKLGELGYAFQFITLAGFHSLNHGMFHLAHGYSRRGMSAYVELQEAEFADAERGYTAVRHQAEVGTGYFDAVSTAVNPESSTTALSGSTETEQFHH
- a CDS encoding aldolase/citrate lyase family protein; translated protein: MPRHTLGFHPVPAARPPRRTQDEDTMDQYPTALLDETAVEALRTLERETRTELQALIAARKDLSRTIREGAELEVPAAASHARDDDAWRVRPHPADLTYRLVELATPATPEHAKGALASGADVWVADLEDMLVPTQARLVEAHRVIQEVAATRSGNPEPGVPTLMVRPRGLHLHEAHLPVDDAPASAALIDTFTFLARCGATLQENGTGPYLYLPKLETAAEAHWWDRTLTRMEELLGLPQGCTRVSVLVETVQAVYQLEDIVHELRERVTGLAAGRWDYVFSHLRTYGDRPDHVLPDRDAFTMNTRFLRTYSDAIVRVCRRRGVQAIGGPIALAAGGPFDESVSMTHARVHRDKAREAGEGFDGAWVLHPALVPVARAPFEERHRRREKEDLPEPDRPSGAIDPAALRDVSSLAGSATLTGVRTALRSSLAYLTAWLAGEGTVTLAGHVEDFGTVELNRMQLWQWLLHGTRLAEGPTMSERLLDRMLEDEVALLRRRGAKEDLLRLAVTLLRDSVVVEEPPAFLYQQAYDALLSVELNGDGDVAVA